The proteins below come from a single Catenulispora sp. EB89 genomic window:
- a CDS encoding threonine/serine dehydratase — MSTPVITETDVKAAADRISSRVRRVAVTRADADVVPGAGTNTAEVWLACEFMQHGGSFKARGALNLALHHLENGTMPPEGIAIASGGNAAIAAAWAGRAAGIKVTVFVPETAPAVKVAKLRALGADVRLEGTAYAHALEASIKHAEATGALLSHAYDNPLIAAGAGTCAAEIRDQAPDIDTVMVAVGGGGLFAGTAAAMFPHGVRVVAVEPENCRALNAALEAGGPTDVDVQSVAADSLGARRVSETAHRLATNPLATSVLVTDEQIIAARAALWEDRRVLVEHGAAAALAALASGRYSPREGERIAVVLCGANTDPSDLSH, encoded by the coding sequence ATGAGCACTCCCGTCATCACCGAGACCGACGTCAAAGCCGCCGCCGACCGCATCAGCTCCCGAGTGCGGCGCGTCGCCGTCACGCGCGCCGACGCCGACGTCGTCCCCGGCGCCGGCACCAACACCGCCGAGGTGTGGCTGGCCTGCGAGTTCATGCAGCACGGCGGCTCGTTCAAAGCGCGCGGCGCCCTGAACCTCGCCCTGCACCACCTCGAGAACGGCACCATGCCGCCCGAGGGCATCGCCATCGCCTCCGGCGGCAACGCCGCGATCGCCGCCGCGTGGGCCGGCCGCGCCGCCGGCATCAAGGTCACCGTCTTCGTCCCGGAGACCGCGCCGGCCGTGAAGGTCGCCAAGCTCCGCGCACTCGGCGCCGACGTACGCCTCGAAGGCACCGCCTACGCGCACGCGCTGGAGGCCTCCATCAAGCACGCCGAAGCCACCGGCGCCCTGCTCTCCCACGCCTACGACAACCCCCTGATCGCCGCCGGCGCCGGAACCTGCGCCGCCGAGATCCGCGACCAGGCCCCCGACATCGACACCGTCATGGTCGCGGTCGGAGGCGGCGGCCTGTTCGCCGGCACCGCCGCCGCGATGTTCCCGCACGGCGTCCGCGTGGTTGCCGTCGAACCCGAGAACTGCCGCGCCCTCAACGCCGCACTGGAAGCCGGCGGCCCGACGGACGTCGACGTGCAGTCCGTAGCCGCCGACTCCCTCGGCGCACGCCGCGTCTCCGAGACCGCACACCGCCTGGCGACCAACCCCCTGGCCACCTCGGTCCTGGTCACCGACGAGCAGATCATCGCAGCCCGCGCCGCCCTGTGGGAGGACCGCCGCGTGCTGGTGGAGCACGGCGCCGCGGCCGCGCTGGCCGCCTTGGCGTCCGGGCGGTACTCCCCGCGCGAGGGCGAACGGATCGCTGTCGTGCTGTGCGGCGCGAACACCGATCCGTCCGACCTGTCTCACTGA
- a CDS encoding glycoside hydrolase family 3 C-terminal domain-containing protein: MRLLTAARGRPRSARPRTSRPGTSSPRPVFRTLLAAGALFAASLAGLPSQAHAAAGTPFGGTPAALPGLVEAANYDTGGQGVAYNTAPGNGSANSYRADGIDLETTADTLGTSPAGGAYDIGWTTPGQWFNYTVNVATAGTYSVAFRLSSPYGLTDALHIADSSGANLTGSVAVPNTGGYETWTTVTASLVLPAGTQTLTVKQDSNGFNFHNMAFTLTASGGGGGDKPFGGTPAPVPGTVQVANYDTGGQGVAYNTVAGNGTATGYRTDSVDLENTSDTQDTSATGGAYDMGWTNAGQWFNYTVQVATSGTYTVSFRVSSPYGVSDALHVENASGANLTGAVAVPNTGSYATWTNVTATLTLPAGAQTLTVKQDANGFNLHFLTFTQGSGGGGPGPGQYCGTQDLAMDQPTTASSTYSATGNLAPSATDGDPGTRWESAYSDPQWLEVDLGSQQQICNVGILWENAYASAFQIQVSNDNTTWTNVYSTTTGTGGHQTIPVSTTDRYVRMYGTARATQWGYSILEFDVYGLTNIPPVTGGNGNGGNGVCPWVGSTAPVAQRVQQVLNTMNQSEELTLVAGDGTTNYIGHVAGIPNLCIAQTNMEDGPSGVGDGNGGVTAFPDGESAAATWDTTLIGQEGTAKGAEFAGKGVNVSLGPTSNVVRDPRWGRTYETYGEDPFLAGQVTSAEVKGLQSQGVMADVKHVAAYDQEQYPNGGNNEIVGNQAMQELYLAPFQDSIAQSAPASFMCSYAVVNGASSCASASMLRNGLDTQANYGGFIVSDWGAAGPAVADANGGLDIAMPFNSYATNLGNALAAGQFDQGTLNAIVARILTQMFAFGMFDNPASGALANTVTTTAHQQTALQLGQEGTVLLKNNGILPLNPNPSTAKSIAVLGTDGGAAVELAGGGSGGVDSSNTVWPVTGIQNAVGPNVKVTYTAGDDNGTTNIPQAVAAAQAATYAIVFVSAPEGEESDLKTLDVSAADETMISDVAAVNPNTIVVINSGSPVVMPWLNSVAGVFENWYGGQETGAAVASLIFGTVNPSGKLPVTFPSSLSQVPAQTTAQWPGTPTGPIYSEGVNIGYRWYQSQNITPAFPFGFGLSYTKFAFSNLAVGGFNANGQATVSATVTNTGSVAGAEVAQLYVGDPAASQDPPNQLAGFQRVMLNPGQSAQVSFPLTVHNLASWSSTDNQWEAQAGTYAIRVGDASNNLPLTGSTSLANTLTGQVAAGASYAGVSSANTAVSANVTPNSGVPGAETVGVVNPFGYSSPKGAAVSFPMQAVDSKQGQTLTFTASGLPPGTSISGNGTISGSGTTLGTYTVTVTATDPAGVSGTATFVWSVVQ, from the coding sequence ATGAGGCTCCTCACAGCCGCGCGCGGCCGACCGCGGTCGGCCAGACCACGGACGTCCAGACCAGGAACGTCCAGCCCACGGCCGGTTTTCCGGACCCTGCTGGCGGCCGGGGCGTTGTTCGCCGCGTCGCTGGCGGGTTTGCCCAGCCAGGCGCACGCCGCCGCCGGCACCCCGTTCGGCGGGACGCCCGCGGCCCTACCCGGCCTGGTCGAGGCTGCGAACTACGACACCGGCGGCCAAGGCGTCGCCTACAACACGGCTCCCGGCAACGGCTCGGCGAACAGCTACCGCGCCGACGGGATCGACCTGGAGACCACCGCCGACACGCTGGGCACGAGCCCGGCCGGTGGCGCCTATGACATCGGTTGGACGACGCCGGGGCAGTGGTTCAACTACACCGTCAACGTCGCTACCGCCGGCACCTACAGCGTTGCCTTCAGGCTGTCCTCGCCATACGGCCTGACCGACGCACTGCACATCGCCGACTCCTCCGGCGCCAACCTCACCGGCTCGGTCGCCGTCCCCAACACCGGCGGCTACGAGACCTGGACCACCGTCACCGCCAGCCTGGTTCTGCCCGCCGGCACCCAGACGCTGACAGTGAAGCAGGACTCGAACGGCTTCAACTTCCACAACATGGCCTTCACCCTCACCGCCAGCGGTGGCGGCGGTGGCGACAAGCCGTTCGGCGGGACGCCCGCACCGGTGCCCGGCACCGTCCAGGTCGCCAACTACGACACCGGCGGCCAAGGCGTCGCCTACAACACGGTCGCCGGGAACGGCACGGCCACCGGCTACCGCACCGACTCGGTGGACCTGGAGAACACCAGCGACACCCAGGACACCAGTGCCACCGGCGGTGCCTACGACATGGGCTGGACCAACGCCGGGCAGTGGTTCAACTACACGGTCCAGGTGGCCACCAGCGGCACGTACACCGTCAGCTTCCGGGTGTCGTCGCCGTACGGGGTCTCCGACGCGCTGCACGTCGAAAACGCTTCCGGTGCCAACCTCACCGGGGCGGTCGCCGTCCCGAACACCGGGAGCTACGCGACCTGGACCAACGTCACGGCGACGCTGACCCTGCCGGCCGGGGCCCAGACGCTGACCGTGAAGCAGGACGCGAACGGCTTCAACCTGCACTTCCTGACCTTCACGCAGGGATCGGGCGGCGGCGGGCCCGGCCCGGGCCAGTACTGCGGCACGCAGGACCTGGCGATGGACCAGCCGACCACGGCGTCCTCGACGTACTCCGCCACCGGCAACCTGGCTCCCTCGGCCACCGACGGCGACCCCGGCACCCGCTGGGAGAGCGCGTACAGCGACCCGCAGTGGCTGGAGGTCGACCTCGGGAGCCAGCAGCAGATCTGCAACGTGGGCATCCTGTGGGAGAACGCGTACGCCTCGGCGTTCCAGATCCAGGTCTCCAACGACAACACGACCTGGACGAACGTCTACTCCACGACCACCGGGACCGGCGGCCACCAGACGATCCCGGTCTCCACGACCGACCGCTACGTCCGCATGTACGGCACGGCGCGGGCCACGCAGTGGGGATACTCGATCCTCGAGTTCGACGTCTACGGCCTGACCAACATCCCGCCGGTCACCGGCGGCAACGGCAACGGCGGCAACGGCGTCTGCCCCTGGGTCGGCTCGACGGCTCCGGTGGCGCAGCGGGTCCAGCAGGTCCTCAACACCATGAACCAGTCCGAGGAACTGACCCTGGTCGCCGGCGACGGCACCACGAACTACATCGGCCACGTCGCGGGCATCCCCAACCTGTGCATCGCGCAGACCAACATGGAGGACGGACCGTCCGGGGTCGGCGACGGCAACGGCGGCGTGACGGCCTTCCCCGACGGGGAGTCCGCCGCGGCGACCTGGGACACGACGCTGATCGGGCAGGAGGGGACGGCCAAGGGCGCGGAGTTCGCGGGCAAGGGCGTCAACGTCTCGCTCGGCCCGACATCCAACGTGGTGCGCGACCCGCGCTGGGGCCGGACGTACGAAACCTATGGCGAGGACCCGTTCCTGGCCGGCCAGGTCACCTCGGCCGAGGTGAAGGGCCTGCAGAGCCAGGGCGTGATGGCCGATGTGAAGCACGTGGCCGCCTACGACCAGGAGCAGTACCCGAACGGCGGCAACAACGAGATCGTCGGCAACCAGGCGATGCAGGAGCTGTACCTGGCTCCGTTCCAGGACTCGATCGCGCAGTCCGCGCCGGCGTCGTTCATGTGCTCCTACGCCGTGGTCAACGGTGCCTCGTCCTGCGCCAGCGCCTCGATGCTCCGCAACGGCCTGGACACCCAGGCCAACTACGGCGGCTTCATCGTCTCCGACTGGGGCGCCGCGGGTCCGGCGGTCGCCGACGCCAACGGCGGCCTGGACATCGCGATGCCGTTCAACTCCTACGCGACCAACCTGGGCAACGCGCTGGCCGCCGGCCAGTTCGACCAGGGGACGCTGAACGCCATCGTGGCCAGGATCCTGACCCAGATGTTCGCCTTCGGGATGTTCGACAACCCGGCGTCCGGGGCGCTGGCGAACACGGTGACCACTACGGCGCACCAGCAGACCGCGCTGCAGCTGGGCCAGGAGGGCACGGTCCTGCTGAAGAACAACGGCATCCTGCCGCTGAACCCGAATCCGAGTACTGCGAAGAGCATCGCGGTTCTCGGGACGGACGGCGGCGCCGCGGTGGAGCTCGCCGGCGGTGGTAGTGGCGGGGTCGACAGCTCGAACACGGTCTGGCCGGTCACCGGGATCCAGAACGCGGTCGGGCCGAACGTGAAGGTCACCTACACGGCCGGCGACGACAACGGGACGACGAACATCCCGCAGGCGGTGGCTGCGGCGCAGGCTGCGACCTATGCGATCGTCTTCGTCAGTGCGCCGGAGGGCGAGGAGAGCGACCTGAAGACGCTCGACGTGTCAGCCGCCGACGAGACGATGATCTCGGACGTGGCGGCGGTGAACCCGAACACGATCGTGGTGATCAACAGCGGCTCGCCGGTGGTCATGCCGTGGCTGAACTCGGTGGCCGGTGTGTTCGAGAACTGGTACGGCGGCCAGGAGACCGGTGCGGCGGTGGCTTCGCTGATCTTCGGGACGGTGAACCCGTCGGGCAAGTTGCCGGTGACGTTCCCGTCGTCGTTGTCGCAGGTTCCGGCGCAGACGACGGCGCAGTGGCCGGGGACGCCGACGGGGCCGATCTACAGCGAGGGTGTGAACATCGGCTACCGGTGGTATCAGTCGCAGAACATCACGCCGGCGTTCCCGTTCGGTTTCGGGCTGTCGTACACCAAGTTCGCCTTCTCCAATCTGGCGGTGGGCGGGTTCAACGCCAACGGCCAGGCCACGGTGTCCGCGACGGTCACCAACACCGGCTCGGTGGCCGGGGCCGAGGTGGCGCAGCTGTATGTCGGCGACCCGGCGGCCAGTCAGGACCCGCCGAACCAGCTGGCCGGGTTCCAGCGGGTGATGCTCAACCCGGGGCAGAGCGCGCAGGTCAGTTTCCCGTTGACGGTTCACAACCTGGCCTCGTGGTCCAGTACCGACAACCAGTGGGAGGCGCAGGCCGGGACGTACGCCATCCGGGTCGGCGATGCCTCCAACAACCTGCCGCTGACCGGTTCGACTTCGCTGGCCAACACGTTGACCGGTCAGGTCGCCGCCGGTGCCTCCTACGCGGGGGTGTCGTCGGCGAACACGGCGGTCAGCGCGAACGTGACGCCGAACTCGGGTGTCCCGGGCGCGGAGACGGTCGGCGTGGTCAACCCCTTCGGCTACAGCAGCCCGAAGGGCGCGGCGGTGTCCTTCCCGATGCAGGCCGTGGACTCCAAGCAGGGGCAGACGCTGACCTTCACGGCCAGCGGGCTGCCGCCGGGGACCAGCATCAGCGGCAACGGCACGATCTCCGGTAGCGGCACCACGCTGGGGACGTACACCGTGACCGTGACGGCCACCGATCCCGCGGGGGTGTCCGGCACGGCCACGTTCGTGTGGTCGGTCGTGCAGTGA
- the mraY gene encoding phospho-N-acetylmuramoyl-pentapeptide-transferase → MRSVLYAMSIALICSLLGTPVAIRFFKKRGYGQEVREDGPKTHLVKRGTPTMGGTVIVLSVLIGYFLTKAIIGKAPTPSALLVLLLMTGMGAVGFLDDFIKINRSRSLGLRAKAKLVGQCSVTIAFAVLALRFRNSLGITPASDHVSVLHDVSWLGLGPILFVGWCYVMTAGWANAVNITDGQDGLAAGASVLAFGAYTVIGIWQYGQPCGLAPHGGCYQVRDPLDLAVVGAALVGACFGFLWWNATPAKIFMGDTGSLALGGAFAGLAICSRTELLAVVIGGLFVTELMSVVIQVGSYKLRHGKRVFKIAPIHHHFEMLGWNEVNVTIRFWIIAGLFAAGGLAVFYGGFAAK, encoded by the coding sequence ATGCGATCGGTGCTCTACGCCATGTCCATCGCGCTGATATGTTCGCTTTTGGGCACCCCGGTCGCGATCAGGTTCTTCAAAAAGCGCGGCTACGGCCAGGAAGTCCGCGAGGACGGCCCGAAGACGCATCTGGTCAAGCGGGGCACGCCGACCATGGGCGGCACGGTGATCGTGCTCTCCGTGCTGATCGGGTACTTCCTCACCAAGGCGATCATCGGCAAGGCGCCGACGCCCTCGGCGCTGCTGGTGCTGCTGCTGATGACCGGGATGGGGGCCGTCGGGTTCCTCGACGACTTCATCAAGATCAACCGGAGCCGGTCGCTGGGGCTGCGGGCCAAGGCGAAGCTGGTCGGCCAGTGCTCGGTGACCATCGCCTTCGCCGTGCTGGCGCTGCGGTTCCGCAACTCCCTGGGGATCACCCCGGCCAGCGACCACGTGTCCGTCCTGCACGACGTCAGCTGGCTGGGCCTGGGCCCGATCCTGTTCGTCGGATGGTGCTACGTCATGACCGCCGGCTGGGCCAACGCCGTCAACATCACCGACGGCCAGGACGGCCTCGCCGCCGGCGCCTCGGTGCTGGCGTTCGGCGCCTACACGGTGATCGGCATCTGGCAGTATGGCCAGCCCTGCGGCCTGGCCCCGCACGGCGGCTGCTACCAGGTCCGCGACCCCCTGGACCTGGCGGTCGTGGGCGCCGCGCTGGTCGGCGCGTGCTTCGGCTTCCTGTGGTGGAACGCCACCCCGGCCAAGATCTTCATGGGCGACACCGGCTCCCTGGCGCTCGGCGGCGCCTTCGCCGGCCTGGCCATCTGCTCCCGCACCGAACTGCTCGCCGTGGTCATCGGCGGCCTGTTCGTGACCGAGCTGATGTCGGTGGTGATCCAGGTCGGGTCGTACAAGCTGCGGCACGGCAAACGGGTCTTCAAGATCGCGCCGATCCACCACCACTTCGAGATGCTGGGCTGGAACGAGGTCAACGTGACCATCCGGTTCTGGATCATCGCCGGCCTGTTCGCCGCCGGGGGACTGGCCGTCTTCTACGGCGGCTTCGCGGCCAAGTAG
- a CDS encoding serine hydrolase domain-containing protein has protein sequence MAPAPHLNPDALHTLHQTIAARVGRAELPGVVTLVARVGDDGSEQVDVGVFGETGLGSGDPMRRDTPFRITSMTKPIVAATVLALAEAGALDLDAPVDGLLPELADRRVLTHLDGPLDRTVPAERPITARDLLTFRLGFGMNGGPPDINPPYPINLAAEARDLVLAQPEPRTPHTPDEWIRLLGELPLMDQPGTRWRYNVGSLVQGVLIARAAKAPLDDVVRELIFDPLGMARTGFSVPEDQARRLPGWYFTDSAAGKPTRQPAEPWQTWAAPAVFPSGAAGLISTADDYYAFARMLLRHGSHEGRQVLSQESVTLMTTNQLTPEQVAEAPFPLDGEGWGMGLSVTAGGRYGWDGGWGTFWANHPRLGLCAIFMSQTTDAIFNGTTAEFDALATQAAA, from the coding sequence ATGGCACCGGCACCCCACCTGAACCCGGACGCACTCCACACCCTCCACCAGACGATCGCGGCCCGCGTCGGACGCGCCGAGCTGCCCGGCGTGGTGACGCTCGTCGCCCGGGTCGGCGACGACGGCTCCGAACAGGTCGACGTCGGCGTCTTCGGCGAGACCGGCCTCGGCTCCGGCGACCCGATGCGCCGCGACACCCCGTTCCGCATCACCTCGATGACCAAGCCGATCGTCGCCGCCACGGTCCTGGCCCTGGCCGAGGCCGGCGCGCTGGACCTCGACGCCCCGGTCGACGGCCTGCTCCCCGAGCTCGCCGACCGCAGGGTCCTGACGCACCTGGACGGCCCGCTGGACCGGACCGTCCCGGCCGAGCGCCCGATCACCGCCCGCGACCTGCTGACCTTCCGCCTCGGGTTCGGCATGAACGGCGGGCCGCCGGACATCAACCCGCCGTACCCGATCAACCTGGCCGCCGAGGCGCGCGACCTGGTCCTGGCACAGCCGGAGCCGCGGACGCCGCACACGCCGGACGAGTGGATCCGGCTGTTGGGCGAACTCCCGCTGATGGACCAGCCCGGCACGCGCTGGCGCTACAACGTCGGCTCGCTCGTCCAGGGCGTCCTGATCGCCCGCGCCGCCAAGGCACCTCTCGACGACGTCGTCAGGGAACTGATCTTCGACCCGCTGGGCATGGCCCGCACCGGTTTCAGCGTCCCCGAGGACCAGGCGCGCAGGCTCCCCGGCTGGTACTTCACCGACTCCGCCGCCGGAAAGCCGACGCGGCAGCCGGCCGAACCCTGGCAGACCTGGGCCGCTCCCGCCGTCTTCCCCTCCGGCGCGGCTGGCCTGATCAGCACGGCCGACGATTACTACGCCTTCGCGCGCATGCTGTTGCGCCACGGTTCGCACGAGGGCCGCCAGGTCCTGTCTCAGGAATCGGTCACGCTGATGACCACCAACCAGCTGACCCCGGAGCAGGTCGCCGAAGCCCCCTTCCCCCTCGACGGCGAAGGCTGGGGCATGGGGCTGTCCGTCACCGCCGGAGGCCGCTACGGCTGGGACGGCGGCTGGGGCACGTTCTGGGCCAACCACCCGCGCCTCGGCCTCTGCGCGATCTTCATGTCGCAGACCACTGACGCGATCTTCAACGGCACCACAGCCGAGTTCGACGCCCTCGCCACGCAAGCGGCCGCCTGA
- the miaB gene encoding tRNA (N6-isopentenyl adenosine(37)-C2)-methylthiotransferase MiaB: MPDTATDKTYIVRTYGCQMNVHDSERLSGLLEGAGYVRAEDGAAEADVVVLNTCAVRENADNRLYGNLGHLASVKAARPGMRIAVGGCLAQKDRGEITRRAPWVDVVFGTHNIGSLPVLLERARVQDEAQVEILESLDVFPSTLPTRRESAYAAWVSVSVGCNNTCTFCIVPALRGKEKDRRPGEILSEIEALVAEGVCEVTLLGQNVNAYGSEFGGAANGHSGDREAFAQLLRACGQIEGLERVRFTSPHPRDFTDDVIAAMAETPNVMPQLHMPLQSGSDTVLRAMRRSYRQDRYLGIIERVRAAMPDAAITTDIIVGFPGETEEDFEETMHVVREARFSAAFTFQYSKRPGTPAATMEGQVPKEVVQARYERLVALQEEISWEENKKQVGRTVELLVAEGEGRKNGETRRMSGRAPDNRLVHFAVGDTAAVDLPRPGDMVSVEITYAAPHHLNADGPEGGSAIKVLRRTRSGDAWQARQEQPEAERRTAAVALGMPSIGKPAVSASAAASAGAEDACGVC; the protein is encoded by the coding sequence ATGCCCGACACCGCGACCGACAAGACATACATCGTCCGCACCTACGGCTGCCAGATGAACGTCCACGACTCCGAGCGCCTGTCCGGCCTGCTCGAAGGCGCCGGCTATGTGCGCGCCGAGGACGGCGCCGCCGAGGCGGACGTGGTGGTGCTCAACACCTGCGCGGTGCGGGAGAACGCCGACAACCGGCTCTACGGGAACCTGGGGCACCTGGCCTCGGTGAAGGCGGCCCGGCCGGGGATGCGGATCGCGGTCGGGGGGTGCCTGGCGCAGAAGGACCGCGGGGAGATCACGCGGCGCGCGCCGTGGGTGGACGTGGTGTTCGGGACGCACAACATCGGGTCGTTGCCGGTGTTGCTGGAGCGCGCCCGGGTACAGGACGAGGCCCAGGTGGAGATCCTGGAGTCGCTGGACGTGTTCCCCTCCACGCTGCCGACGCGGCGGGAGTCGGCGTACGCGGCGTGGGTCAGCGTGTCCGTCGGGTGCAACAACACCTGCACCTTCTGCATCGTGCCCGCGTTGCGCGGCAAGGAGAAGGACCGGCGGCCCGGGGAGATCCTGTCCGAGATCGAGGCGCTGGTCGCCGAGGGCGTGTGCGAGGTGACGCTGCTGGGGCAGAACGTCAACGCGTACGGGTCGGAATTCGGCGGAGCCGCCAATGGACACAGCGGGGACCGGGAGGCGTTCGCGCAGCTGCTGCGCGCGTGCGGGCAGATCGAGGGCCTGGAGCGGGTGCGCTTCACCTCGCCGCATCCGCGGGACTTCACCGACGACGTGATCGCGGCGATGGCCGAGACGCCGAACGTCATGCCGCAGCTGCACATGCCGCTGCAGTCCGGCTCGGACACGGTGCTGCGCGCGATGCGGCGCTCCTACCGGCAGGACCGCTACCTGGGCATCATCGAGCGGGTGCGGGCGGCGATGCCGGACGCGGCGATCACCACCGACATCATCGTCGGCTTCCCCGGGGAGACCGAGGAGGACTTCGAGGAGACGATGCACGTGGTGCGCGAGGCGCGGTTCTCGGCCGCGTTCACGTTCCAGTACTCCAAGCGGCCCGGGACGCCCGCGGCCACGATGGAGGGGCAGGTGCCCAAGGAGGTCGTGCAGGCGCGGTACGAGCGGTTGGTCGCGCTGCAGGAGGAGATCTCCTGGGAGGAGAACAAGAAGCAGGTCGGGCGGACCGTCGAGCTGCTGGTCGCCGAGGGCGAGGGGCGTAAGAACGGGGAGACGCGGCGGATGTCGGGGCGGGCTCCGGACAACCGGTTGGTGCACTTTGCTGTGGGCGACACGGCTGCCGTTGACTTGCCGCGTCCCGGCGACATGGTGTCGGTGGAGATCACGTATGCCGCGCCGCACCATCTGAACGCCGACGGGCCCGAGGGCGGCAGCGCCATCAAGGTTCTGCGACGGACGCGGTCCGGTGACGCGTGGCAGGCTCGGCAGGAGCAGCCGGAGGCGGAG
- a CDS encoding GNAT family N-acetyltransferase: MTIVVRRADLSTEAEEITKLLVDYMTTALRELQETFGVEDSPTDVSGLRDSLEEYRDPSKALFVAQDAAGGLVGVAGLRTLEPGVVEVKRMYVVPECRGMHVGSRLLDRLLEEARQMRARVVRLDTVRFMADAQRLYRSRGFVERTPYVGTEIPPHLQQYWIYFERDQATSSAS, encoded by the coding sequence ATGACGATCGTCGTCCGCCGCGCCGACCTCTCCACCGAGGCCGAGGAGATCACCAAGCTGCTGGTGGACTACATGACCACGGCGCTGCGGGAGCTCCAGGAGACCTTCGGCGTCGAGGACTCGCCGACCGACGTCTCCGGCCTGCGCGACTCGCTGGAGGAGTACCGCGACCCGTCGAAAGCCCTGTTCGTGGCGCAGGACGCGGCCGGCGGGCTGGTCGGCGTGGCCGGGCTGCGCACGCTGGAGCCCGGCGTCGTCGAGGTGAAGCGGATGTACGTGGTGCCCGAGTGCCGCGGGATGCATGTCGGCTCGCGGCTGCTCGACCGCCTGCTCGAGGAGGCGCGGCAGATGCGGGCGCGCGTTGTGCGCCTCGACACGGTCCGCTTCATGGCGGACGCCCAGCGCCTGTACCGCTCGCGCGGGTTCGTGGAGCGGACACCGTACGTGGGGACGGAGATTCCGCCGCATCTCCAGCAGTACTGGATCTACTTCGAGCGAGACCAGGCGACTTCCTCAGCGTCGTGA